A single Anopheles arabiensis isolate DONGOLA chromosome 2, AaraD3, whole genome shotgun sequence DNA region contains:
- the LOC120894855 gene encoding uncharacterized protein LOC120894855 isoform X2, with translation MYSQNLGPFGTFHGTVNTTRDEGVTGAIPVFKTAAGFASGGVKSTSLRLGALRWGALREAQSTSPGRELSGVVVVVIFSVLGIFRVVLVAYVFCVFIDVSMSVIDNSSKKAPFPRRRASMQLGHNQSEWESTRFNSSTAASLISRSRAGWTHFRHSW, from the exons ATGTATAGCCAGAATCTGGGACCGTTTGGGACGTTCCATGGAACGGTCAACACAACACGAGACGAAGGTGTAACGGGGGCTATACCAGTGTTTAAAACAGCAGCAGGGTTCGCATCAGGTGGCGTGAAGTCTACAAGCCTACGTTTAGGCGCGTTGCGTTGGGGTGCGTTACGGGAGGCCCAGTCGACATCGCCTGGGCGCGAGCTTAgtggtgtggtggtagtggtgataTTTTCAGTGCTCGGAATATTCAGAGTAGTGTTGGTTGCATACGTGTTTTGCGTTTTCATAGATGT GTCCATGAGTGTAATTGACAACTCTTCCAAGAAGGCACCTTTCCCACGGCGGCGAGCATCCATGCAACTAGGACACAACCAGAGCGAATGGGAATCAACCCGCTTCAACTCCAGTACTGCAGCTTCACTAATATCCAG GAGCAGAGCAGGATGGACACACTTCCGACATAGTTGGTAA
- the LOC120894855 gene encoding uncharacterized protein LOC120894855 isoform X1 → MYSQNLGPFGTFHGTVNTTRDEGVTGAIPVFKTAAGFASGGVKSTSLRLGALRWGALREAQSTSPGRELSGVVVVVIFSVLGIFRVVLVAYVFCVFIDVSDFRSMSVIDNSSKKAPFPRRRASMQLGHNQSEWESTRFNSSTAASLISRSRAGWTHFRHSW, encoded by the exons ATGTATAGCCAGAATCTGGGACCGTTTGGGACGTTCCATGGAACGGTCAACACAACACGAGACGAAGGTGTAACGGGGGCTATACCAGTGTTTAAAACAGCAGCAGGGTTCGCATCAGGTGGCGTGAAGTCTACAAGCCTACGTTTAGGCGCGTTGCGTTGGGGTGCGTTACGGGAGGCCCAGTCGACATCGCCTGGGCGCGAGCTTAgtggtgtggtggtagtggtgataTTTTCAGTGCTCGGAATATTCAGAGTAGTGTTGGTTGCATACGTGTTTTGCGTTTTCATAGATGT TTCCGATTTTAGGTCCATGAGTGTAATTGACAACTCTTCCAAGAAGGCACCTTTCCCACGGCGGCGAGCATCCATGCAACTAGGACACAACCAGAGCGAATGGGAATCAACCCGCTTCAACTCCAGTACTGCAGCTTCACTAATATCCAG GAGCAGAGCAGGATGGACACACTTCCGACATAGTTGGTAA
- the LOC120894854 gene encoding uncharacterized protein LOC120894854 isoform X3 → MHGTPTVEGQYPWQVSLELLHPSYGFIGHWCGGVLIDRNWVLSAAHCIHNDLFNLPLPALWTVLLGEYDRRSESGFEQRIPVDKIILHEKYQNFKHDLVLLKLGKSANTSPNSRIRKICLPFADFTVNSMPYDVRPTQQLKQDANYKPGYYFDVEQSDELETDSLSLDEESDAVSGPVPFRDDNFLRHFKKWFQDASSDDRVVHSRTAKYLINQLVAGRLRSHLTNRTSSDLANDQTVLKTSNNALSGRLSESRRSSRRLFSVDMFKVDNTRSRVDKNGKRWINHQFSGNFLFVKNVPPNRHHHRENINSKFGNNRRRNDKFSHAPVFYRKDPNYRSEDAINPMPPEGNIPFEDFASVAQTDHGSPTNALPDTSQYVDCLATGWGKSTIDDELTDVLLQTRAPIQSTKKCEEAYGDFIKLHRGHLCAGNLDGAGGTCVGDSGGPLQCRISKRGPWVLVGITSFGSGCAFKNYPDVYTKISFYRQWIVDTIQNN, encoded by the exons TGATTTGTTCAACCTTCCGCTTCCTGCTCTTTGGACAGTGCTTCTTGGAGAGTATGACCGACGTTCCGAATCTGGTTTTGAGCAACGCATACCAGtagataaaataattttacacgaaaaatatcaaaacttCAAGCACGATCTTG tattgcTCAAATTGGGAAAGTCGGCTAACACATCCCCTAACTCACGAATAAGAAAAATATGTCTTCCGTTTGCTGACTTTACGGTTAATAGCATGCCATATGATGTACGACCAACTCAACAACTAAAACAGGATGCCAATTACAAACCGGGATATTACTTCGACGTGGAACAGAGTGATGAATTAGAAACAGACTCTTTGTCACTAGACGAAGAATCAGATGCCGTTTCAGGGCCGGTCCCATTCAGGGATGACAATTTTTTGAGACACTTCAAAAAATGGTTTCAAGACGCATCCTCTGATGACCGAGTTGTACATTCACGGACAGCAAAATACCTGATCAATCAATTGGTAGCGGGGCGGCTGCGATCTCATTTAACCAATCGAACGAGTTCAGATTTAGCAAATGATCAAACGGTGCTGAAGACATCAAACAATGCATTATCGGGTCGATTAAGTGAGTCTAGAAGGTCTTCTAGGCGTCTTTTCTCAGTAGATATGTTCAAAGTAGACAATACCCGTTCACGGGTAGACAagaatggaaaacgatggatCAACCACCAATTTTCAGGGAACTTCCTCTTTGTGAAAAATGTACCACCCAACCGGCATCATCACCGAGAGAATATCAACAGCAAATTCGGCAACAATAGACGACGAAACGATAAATTTTCTCATGCTCCAGTTTTCTATCGCAAAGATCCTAACTACCGATCTGAGGACGCTATCAATCCCATGCCTCCTGAAGGCAATATTCCTTTCGAAGATTTCGCTTCTGTTGCTCAAACAGATCATGGATCTCCTACAAATGCATTGCCTGATACATCACAGTATGTGGATTGCTTGGCAACAGGTTGGGGGAAATCTACAATCGATGATGAACTAACAGATGTGTTATTGCAAACACGGGCACCAATTCAAAGCACTAAGAA GTGTGAAGAAGCATATGGAGATTTTATCAAACTACATCGTGGTCATCTTTGCGCTGGAAACCTAGATGGAGCTGGCGGAACATGTGTG GGAGACTCTGGAGGTCCATTACAATGTCGTATCAGCAAGCGAGGTCCGTGGGTACTGGTTGGAATAACATCATTTGGATCCGGATGCGCGTTCAAAAATTATCCTGATGTATACACAAAAATTTCATTCTACCGTCAATGGATAGTCGACACTATCCAAAACAATTAA